CAGTGTGCGCCTGGCTCCTCGGAGCCACAAGGCGGGGGAGGCATGTCCTCCGGCGACGCCCCCCGGATGGGGGCTGGTGGGCGCCCGCCTCCAGAGAAAGTCACGTGATAGCGCAACCGTTCGGTTTTCCACATGGTTTTGTCAATTTTAAAAGTGCAAAATTGATACATGAAAGTCGTTCTCGTCGAAGACTCGCCGCTGGTCCGCAAACACCTGTTGGCGGCCCTGAAGGACCAGCCCTTCCTGTCGGTCGTCGGCCTCGCCGCCACCGAGGCCGAGGCGCTGTGCACCGTCGGGCTGACGCGTCCGCACGTCGTCGTGCTGGACCTGGCGCTGGCGTCGGGCTCCGGGCTGGAGGTGCTGCGCAAGTTGCGCCTGGCCGGCTACGGCGGAACCATCCTGGTCCTCAGCAACCGCGAGTCGGAGATCTACGGGCCGCTGTGCGTGCGCAACGGCGCCAACGCCTTCTACGACAAGGGCCGCGAGTTCGAGCAGTTCCTCGCCGACCTGAACGTGCTGGCCGAGGCCCCGCGGCTGGCAGCGAGCCAACCGATGAGCTTGAGTTCGCTGCATATGCGATGAGGCGGTATTCCCCGGCCATTCCCCGGCCATTCCCCGGCCATTCCCCGCGAATCGCGAGCAGGCCGCTGAAGTAACCCCGGTCGCTTCGGTCGATCTCTTGCGGAAAAAAGAAAACCCGCTCTAGGCGGGTTTTCTAATCGCTCGCCGAATACTTGATTCGACGCGCTTTTCTGGAGGAGAGGGGGGGATTCGAACCCCCGAGACGTTTCCGTCCGCCTGATTTCGAGTCAGGTACATTCAACCACTCTGCCACCTCTCCGGAATTCGGTGATCGCTGTGGTTGTTAGCGACTAAGCCTAAGAGTATAGCGAGGTTTTTGAGGCCTTGGCAAGAACCCGCGCGAGTTTGTGCGAAAACCGCGTCGGTGACGGTTGCAGCCACCGCCCTGCCCTTGCTCGCCGCCGGCTCAGGCCTTCAGCACGTCCTTGCCGCCGAGGTACGGACGCAGCGCTTCCGGCACCGTGATGCTGCCGTCGGCCTGCTGGTAGTTCTCCAACACCGCGACCAGCGTCCGGCCCACCGCCAGACCCGAGCCGTTCAACGTGTGCACCAGCTCGTTCTTGCCTTGCGCGGTCTTGAATCGCGCCTGCATGCGTCGGGCCTGGAACGCGCCCATGTTCGAGCACGAGCTGATCTCGCGGTAGGTGTTCTGCGCCGGCAGCCACACCTCCAGGTCGTAGGTCTTGACCGCGCCGAAGCCCATGTCGCCGGCACACAGCAGCACGGTGCGGTACGGCAGGCCGAGCTTCTGCAGCACGGCTTCGGCGTGGCCGGTCATCTCTTCGAGCGCGGCCATGCTGTGCTCGGGCTGTTCGATGCGCACCATCTCGACCTTGTCGAACTGGTGCTGGCGGATCATGCCGCGCGTGTCGCGGCCCGCCGAGCCGGCTTCCGAGCGGAAGCACGGGCTGTGCGCCGTGAGCTTGACCGGCAGTTCGTCGACCGTGAGGACGCTCTCGCGGACCGAGTTGGTCAACGAGATCTCCGAGGTCGAGATCAGGTACTGCTCGCTCTGCTCGTCGTCACCGCCGCGCAGGACCCAGAACATGTCTTCCTTGAACTTGGGCAACTGGCCCGTTCCCTCGAGGATCTCGCGGTTGACGATGTAGGGCGTGTAGCACTCGGTGTAGCCGTGGTCCTGCGTCTGCATGTCGAGCATGAACTGTGCGAGCGCGCGGTGCAGGCGAGCCACTGGTCCCTTCAGGAAGGCGAAGCGCGAGCCCGACAGCTTGGCGCCGAGTTCGAAGTCCAGGCCCAGCGGAGCACCGAGGTCGACGTGGTCCTTGACCGCGAAGTCGAACTCGCGCGGCTGGCCCCAGCGGCGCACCTCGACGTTGCCGGTCTCGTCCGCACCCGCCGGCACGCTCGTGTCGGGCAGGTTGGGGACGCTCATCAGCATCGTGTTGAGCTCGACCTGAATCGCGTCCAGCTTCTCGGCGCCGGCCTTCAGCTCGTCGGCGATGCCGCCGACCTCCGCCATCACGGCGCTGGCGTCCTCGCCCTTGCCCTTCAACATGCCGACCTGCTTGGACAGCTGGTTGCGCTTGGCCTGCAGTTCCTCGGTGCGGATCTGAACCTGCTTGCGGTCGGTCTCCAGCGCCTTGAAGCGCTCGACGTCCAGGAACGGTTGGGGGCTCTTGCGCTGTTGGAGGCGCTCGATGACGGCGTCCAGATCCTTGCGCAGCAGGGTGATGTCCAGCATGGTGTTTCTTTCGTGTTCTGCGCCGACGGCGGCCCGCTCAGGGGACGTCGGCGATGGCATGGGGGATGTCGATCAGCGGGCGCCCCTCCGAAGAGGGAGCGCGACGATCAAGATCGGCCGCTGGTGACCTCGGCCATCGACTTGTCGCCCAGCCCCATCGGCAACGGGAAGCGCACGTGCTCCTCGACGCCCGGCAGCGTGCGGACCGTCGTCGCGCCCAGCTCGCGCAGACGCGAGATCACGGCCTGGACCAGCACGTCCGGCGCCGAGGCCCCCGCCGTGAGACCCACCTTCGAGCGACCGTCCAGCCATTCGGCCTGGACGTCCTCGGCCGCGTCGACCATGTAGGCCGGCGTGCCCAGGCGCTCGGCCAGCTCGCGCAGGCGGTTGCTGTTGGAGCTGGTCGGGCTGCCGACCACCACCACCACGTCCACCTGCGGCGCCATCACCTTGACGGCGTCCTGGCGGTTCTGCGTGGCGTAGCAGATGTCCTGCTTCTTCGGCTCGCGGACTTCGGGGAAGTGCTTCTTCACGGCGCGCAGGATCTCGGCCGCGTCATCGACGCTCAGCGTCGTCTGCGTGACGACCGCCAACCGGCTCGGGTCCTTGACCCGCACGTGCGGCACGTCCGAGGCTTCCTCGACGAGGTAGATCCCGTCGCTGAGCTGGCCCATCGTGCCTTCGACCTCGGGATGCCCCTTGTGGCCGATCATGATGAATTCGTAGCCTTCGCGGTGCAGCTTGGCGACCTCGACGTGGACCTTGGTCACCAGCGGGCAGGTCGCGTCGAAGATCTGGAAGCCGCGCGCCTGCGCTTCCTTGCGCACGGCCTGGCTGACCCCGTGAGCCGAGAACACCAGCGTCGCGCCGGCCGGCACGTCGGCCAGGTCCTCGATGAAGATCGCGCCCTTGGCCTTCAGGTCATTGACGACGTAGGTGTTGTGCACGATCTCGTGCCGCACGTAGATCGGCGCGCCGAACTTCTTCAGCGCGCGCTCGACGATCTCGATCGCCCGGTCCACGCCGGCGCAGAAGCCGCGCGGCTCGGCCAGCACGATGTCCTTCATGTTCACGTCCATCGCCGTCATCACAGCACCCCGATCAGCTGCACCTCGAAGCTGACGGGCTGTCCCGCCAACGGGTGATTGAAGTCGAACAGCAACCAGTCCTCCCCCAGCTCACGCACCACGCCGGCGTACTGGCCCTGGCCGTCCGGCGTCGGGAACTGCACGACGTCACCGACGTGGTACTCCTCGTCCGGATCGCCCAGCTGGCGCATCAGCGCGCGCTTCACGCGCTGCAGCAGCTCAGGGTTGCGCTCGCCGAAGGCCTCGCCCGGCGCCAGTTCGACGCGGGTGTGCGTGCCCTCGGCCAGGCCGACCAGGCGCGCCTCGATCGCGGGCGCCAGCTCGCCGGCGCCCAGCGTCAGCGTGGCCGGCAGCTTGTCGGCGAAAGTGTTGATCAGGTCCTGGCCGTCCGGCCCGCTCAGCCGGTAATGCAGGGTCAGGAAGGATCCTGGTTGAACGAGGGTCACTAGTCAGGGGGATTTTGGGAATCGAAGCGTGATTTTAGGCTGGAGCGCCAAGGTCCTTCCGCCAAGAGCTGTCATGCCCCTTTCAGACCTGCCTCCCGAACTCCGTCCGCGCGAGCGGATGCTTTCCCTGGGGCCCGCCGCGCTGACCGACTGCGAGCTGCTTGCCATCGTCTTGCGCACCGGACTTCCAGGCGAATCCGTCCTTGATCTGGCGGTCAGGGTCCTCAAGCATTCCGGCGGATTCGATGGGCTGATGAGGGCGGACGACGCGGCGCTGAAACGCATCAAGGGCCTGGGGCCAAGCAAGCGCAGCCTGTTGCTCGTCATCATGGAAGCGGCACGCCGCTCTCTGCGTAAGCCCCTGGAGGACAAGCCCGTCTTCGAATCCGCGGAATCCGTTCGCACCTACCTGCGACTGCAGTTCGACGACATGCAGCATGAATGCTTCGCCGTCATGTTCCTGGACATCCAAAATCGGCTGATCGCCCTGGAGACCCTGTTCCATGGCACCCTTTCCCATACCATTGCCTATCCCCGCGAGGTGGTGAAGCGCGCGATGGCGTTGAACGCCGCCGCAGTCATCCTGGTCCACAACCATCCGTCCGGCAGTACCAAGCCGTCCCCCGAGGACGTCAAGCTCACCCACGTGATGCTGCAATCGTTGGCGCTGGTGGATGTCAAAGTACTGGATCACTTCATCGTCGGCGCGGGCGACGCCGTACCGTTGACCGACCTGGGCCTGCTGTGACCGACCGACTGCGCAGCCTGCAAGACCTGCAGACGCTGCACCGAGAACTGAAGCTCCGCCAACGCGCGGAGGAAGAGCGCCGCGAGCGCGAGGCCGCGCTTGCGCGGCTGCGCGACGAGGAAGCCCGCATTTTCGAGCGCACCGTCGGCAAGGTCGTGCCGCTGCCCGAGACCAACCGCGTGATCCTGAATCTCGGCAGACCCGAGCCCGAGCCGCGCCAGCGCGAACTCGACGAGCAGATGGCCTGGAAGCAGGCGCTGTCAGACGATTTCGACGTCGACTCGCTGCTGGAGACGGACGAGACGCTGTCCTTCCGCAGACCCGAGGTCTCGGCCGAATCGGTGCGCAAGCTCAGACGCGGCCACTGGTCGCTTCAAGCGCAGATCGACCTGCACGGCCTTCGCCGCGATCAGGCGCGCGAGGCGCTGGGTACCTTCATCCACGACAGCGCCCGCCGCGGCCTGCGCTGCGTGCGCGTGGTCCACGGCAAGGGCAACGGCTCGCCGGGGCGCGAGCCCGTGCTCAAGGCGCGCGTGCGCCGATGGCTCGTTCAGAAACAAGAAGTCCTGGCCTTCGTCCAGGCCCGCGCCAGCGATGGCGGCAGCGGCGCGTTGATGGTCCTGCTCAACTCCTGAGCGTCGCCGCGCTCCCCCGTCCTCGCCCACGCGGGCTTTCCCCTCCCCCGAAGCGCGTTGTTTTCCGGAACACGCGATTGCGTCGCCCCGCCCGCGTGGCTAGTCTGCGGACATGCCGGCGTAGTCGAGAACCGTTCTCAACAAATTGAGTTTCGCAACCACGCAGCCATCGTTTCGATGGGGAGGGAATACGCATGTCGATGCACGCTCCGAACGCCCGCACCACGGGGCTTGTCCTCGTCGGGCTCGTCCACCTCCTGATGGTGGGCGCACTGGTCAAGGGCTTCCAGCGCCACGCCGTCGAGGCACCGCCGCTCATCAAGATGAAGACGATCGTCGAACCCGAGGACAAGCCCAAGCCTGTCGAGCCGCCGCGCATCCCCGAGCCGGCGATCCAGACCCCTCGCATGGTCGAAGTGCCGATTCCTCCCGTGGAGATCACCCAGACGAAGGAGCCGGTCATCGTTGCCACTGGGGTAACCGACGGACGGACAAACACCCCTTTCGAGGTGACGGAAGCCGGATCGAAGCAAGACGTGACCCCCAACAGGGCGCCACCGGACACCGCCATCAAAACACCTGGCGCCGTCTGCACGCAGATGGCGGCGCCGGAGATGCCTGCGGTGAGTTGGACCGGCGAGGCGTTGTTCCGCGCCGTGGCTGACGTGCAGGGCGGCCGCGTCGTCTCGGTGCAGCTCCAGGCCCTCGGCGGCTCGATGGACGCCCGCACCCGCCGAGCGTTCTCCAACGCCATCGAGGGCACGTTGAAGTCGCGCTACGTCTGCCCGGGCGACCACCGCTTCCAGCAGGATTTCGCCTTCCGCATGGACTGACCCCAAGCCGGCCTCGCGCAGAGGCCGAAATGACAAAAACGCCGGCACGCGCATCGCGTGGCCGGCGTCTTTCTTCGTGCCGTTGGTGCATCGCCCTTCCGGGCGACCTCGTCAGTGCAGCATCAGGCTGCCGTAGGGCGAAACGGGGGTCGTGAAGGCCATCAGCAGCCGTTCGGGGCGGAATTCACCGACCGACTCCGCGCCTTGCCAGTGCGTTTCGATCGCGTGCTCCAGGCCCTTGAGCACGCAGAACGACATGAAGGCGTGCTCCGCCTCCTCGCCGTCCATGTCCACATGCTGCAGCCGCACGCAGGCCGCGCGCAGGAAGTTCAGCATCTGGATGGGGCTGTCGGTGTCCGGACAATAACCAGCGCAGACCTCGATGTCTTCCCGGGCATCTTCGGACAGCCACAGTCGGCCGTCGTCGATCCGGACATGCATCAGGTCGGGATTGGCTTCGATGCCGACCTCATCGTCGTGGAGCAGCGTGTACATGATGGTTCCGACGGTAGACGAAGCCGGCAGGGCCGTGTTCATCGGTGCCCTGACGCGGCCCGCGTCAGTGTCAGATATGCACGGCGAAAGCGCCGTTTACATCATTTCCAGTCATTGCAGTCGATGCCCGGAGGTGACCGGAACCCCGCAAATCAAACGTTGCGCATCCAGTCCGCCGTGTTGGCGAAGGAGGCCGCCAGACGCCGCTGCAGCTCGACGTCGAGCTCGCACTCCGCCATCGCCTGCGTCATCGCCGTCATCCATTGGTCGCGCTCGGCGATGCCGATGCGGTAGGGCATGTGGCGCGCGCGCAGGCGCGGATGGCCGAAGCGCTCGACGAAGTGGTCCGGGCCGCCCAGCCAGCCGCACAGGAACCAGAACAGCTTGTCCCGCGAGCCGTCCAGCGTCGTCGGATGGATCGCCCGCAGCTGCGCGAAGCGCGGCTCCAGGTCCATCAGGTCGTAGAAGCGGTCGACGAGTCGTCGGACGGCGTCCTCGCCGCCGACCCACTCGAAAGGGGTGGCGGGGGCGGCCCCCGTCTGAGTGCCTTCGGCGGCACCGGTCTCGGTGGAATCGGTCATCAGCGAGCGGGAACGGAAATCGGGAAGCGGAGGGTCAGGCGTATCCGGCGGAATATTCCAGCACCTTGGATGCGAGCCCGCGGATCCCCTGCGCCGCGTCGCAGCCGGGGTAATGCTCCAGTAGCAGTTGCCGCTTGAGCACGGCCTGCCGGACCATCGGATCATTCTTGACCTCGCCGAGCAGTTCCAGCTTGAAGGTCTGTCCCGACGTCGGTCCGACGAAACGCTGCAGCACCTGCTGCAGTTGGCCGCAGATGAGCTTGCCCTCGCCTGGCCGGTTGGCCTGGTTGACGACCAGGCGCACCAGGCGGCGCTCCTGCTGCGTCGCCAGCACCTTTATCGTGGCGTACGCGTCCGTCAGCGAGGTCGGCTCCGGCGTCGCGACGACGAGCACGTCGTGCGCCATCGACACCGAGAACAGCACCACGTCCGAGATGCCCGCACCCGTGTCGAGCAGCACGTAGTCGAAGCGCGGCCGCACGACCTCCAGGATATGCAGCAGCTTGTCGCGGACGTCGGGCGTCAGCCGCGAGTACTCGACCATGCCCGAGCCGGCCAGCAGCACGTGGAAGCCACCCGGGGCCGGCAGGATCGCCTGCTCCAGGGTGCATTGCTCGGTGAAGACGTCGTGCAGCGTGAGCTTGGGGTGCAGGTTCAGCACCACGTCCAGGTTGGCCAGGCCGAGGTCGGCATCCAGCACCAGCACGCGCTCGCCGCGCGCGGCCAGGGCCGCCGCCAGATTGGCGGTGACGAAAGTCTTGCCCACGCCGCCCTTGCCGCTCGTGACGGCCAAGGTGCGCGCGCCTCCGCGGGCATTCGATGCAGCAGGAGCTGTTGTATTGCTCATTCACTATCCTGTTGCGTTACGGCGAACAACATGCCCTTTTCCTCGGCGCTGACCAGCGAGTCCACATGGCTCTCGAGGCAAGCGCGGTTCCGGCCTTCGGCCTTGGCACGGTAAAGCTGACGGTCCGCCCGTTCCGTCCAGATCAGTGTCGACGACCGCACCCACTGCGGCGCGAACGCCCCGCCGATGCTGATCGTGCAGGTCAACGGCGGCTGTCCGCCGCCCGCGCTGATGGCCAGGGCCTGCACCCGGGCCCGGATCCGTTCCGCGACCGTCACCCCGAACGACGTCGGGCAGTTGGGCAGGATGATGGCGAACTCTTCGCCGCCGATCCGCGCCACCGTGTCCATCGGCCGCACCGTCTGCGCGATCGACTGGGCGACCGCGCGGATCACCAGGTCGCCGGCCGCATGGCCGTGCTGGTCGTTGACCGCCTTGAAGTGGTCGATGTCCAACATCAGCAGCAGCGCCGGTTCCCCGGAGCGCGCCACACGATCGACCTCGCGCGCCAGCGCCATCTCGAAGCTGCGGCGGTTGACCAGTCCGGTCAACGCGTCCTTGCTGGAGAGATCGCACAAGGCGTCGAGGATGCCCTGCAGCCACGGCTCCGAATACGGCTCCGCGTCGGGCAGCATCGCACCGGCCTGCTGCAGCAGCTGCAGGGCCAGGTCCAGGCGCAGCTTGTGGGCTGCAATGAGACTTTGCGGAGCGTCCAAGATCGAATCAGGCAATTTCGAGGGCAGTCTAGCGGCTTCCCCCCCAAATGAGCGCGCAGAAAAGAGGGGTTCCCCCCACCTCTTTCACACATCAAATGGACCAAACACAATCAAACTAGCTATTGTCGACAATGGTGATCACCCGGTGCTACGGCATCTCATCGAAGAAAACCAAACAGCCCCATGCGCCAAGGTCAACCGGCCCCGTCTGCCGCCCCCTCGCCAGTGGAGGCGATCGATCATGAGTTCAGCTTCAGCAAAGCCGACTTCGAACGCGTCCGCCAGCTGATCTACCAGCACGCCGGCATCTCGCTGCACGACGGCAAGCATGCGATGGTCTACAGCCGGCTGTCGCGCCGCCTGCGCGACACCGGCCACAAGAGCTTTGCCGACTACCTCCAATGGCTGGAGGGCGTCACCGGTCCGCAAGGCGACCAGGAGTGGCAGGAGTTCGTGAACTGCCTGACCACCAACCTGACCTCGTTCTTCCGCGAGGACCACCACTTCCTGTCGCTCACCGACGACCTCAAGACGCTGACCGGCAAGCCGATCCGCATCTGGTGCTGCGCGGCGTCGACCGGCGAAGAGCCCTACTCCATCGCGATGACCTGCCAGGAGTCCCTGGGCGCCAGCAGCGGTGTGCAGATCGTCTCCAGCGACATCGACACCAACGTGCTGAACACGGCGCGCAAGGGCGTCTACGCGGCGGAGTCGCGCGGCCTGTCGCCGCAGCGGCTCAAGCAGTTCTTCCTGCGCGGTACCGGCGCCAACGAGGGCCGCATCCGCGTCCGCCCTGAGCTGGCGAAGATGATCGACTTCCGCCCCCTGAACCTGATGCACGCCTCGTGGTCGCTGGGGGATCCCTTCCACGTCGTGTTCTGCCGCAACGTCATGATCTATTTCGACGCCCCGACGCAGCGCAAGGTGCTGGAGCGCATCCACAAGGTGATGCGTCCGGGCGGGCTGCTGTTCGTCGGGCATTCCGAGAACTTCACCGATTCCCGCGATCTCTTCCGCCTGCGCGGCAAGACGATCTACGAGCGCGTCGGCTGATCGCCACGAACGATCCGCCGCACGACGATCCGAAGAACCTTCATTCAGCGACACCCCATGACCCTGCCCTCCGCCTCCTCCGCGATGCAGCAAAGCGCGGCGCTGGCCAGCGCCGGCGCGGCCCGCGTGGCCCAGCTCAAGACGGTGACGCGCAAGAACGGCGAGGCGTCGTTCTTCTTCTACGAAGCGCACTTCAAGAACGCCGCGGTCAAGGTGCTGCCCGGCGAGTATTTCGTCGACAACGACGATCTGCTGGTCATGACCACGCTGGGCTCGTGCATCGCGGCCTGCCTGTGGGACCGCCACGCGCAGATCGGCGGCATGAACCACTTCATGCTGCCCGAGGGCCACGGCGACTCCGGCCGCTACGGCTCGTACGCGATGGAACTGCTGATC
This genomic stretch from Mitsuaria sp. 7 harbors:
- a CDS encoding response regulator transcription factor → MKVVLVEDSPLVRKHLLAALKDQPFLSVVGLAATEAEALCTVGLTRPHVVVLDLALASGSGLEVLRKLRLAGYGGTILVLSNRESEIYGPLCVRNGANAFYDKGREFEQFLADLNVLAEAPRLAASQPMSLSSLHMR
- the serS gene encoding serine--tRNA ligase; the encoded protein is MLDITLLRKDLDAVIERLQQRKSPQPFLDVERFKALETDRKQVQIRTEELQAKRNQLSKQVGMLKGKGEDASAVMAEVGGIADELKAGAEKLDAIQVELNTMLMSVPNLPDTSVPAGADETGNVEVRRWGQPREFDFAVKDHVDLGAPLGLDFELGAKLSGSRFAFLKGPVARLHRALAQFMLDMQTQDHGYTECYTPYIVNREILEGTGQLPKFKEDMFWVLRGGDDEQSEQYLISTSEISLTNSVRESVLTVDELPVKLTAHSPCFRSEAGSAGRDTRGMIRQHQFDKVEMVRIEQPEHSMAALEEMTGHAEAVLQKLGLPYRTVLLCAGDMGFGAVKTYDLEVWLPAQNTYREISSCSNMGAFQARRMQARFKTAQGKNELVHTLNGSGLAVGRTLVAVLENYQQADGSITVPEALRPYLGGKDVLKA
- the ispH gene encoding 4-hydroxy-3-methylbut-2-enyl diphosphate reductase, which translates into the protein MDVNMKDIVLAEPRGFCAGVDRAIEIVERALKKFGAPIYVRHEIVHNTYVVNDLKAKGAIFIEDLADVPAGATLVFSAHGVSQAVRKEAQARGFQIFDATCPLVTKVHVEVAKLHREGYEFIMIGHKGHPEVEGTMGQLSDGIYLVEEASDVPHVRVKDPSRLAVVTQTTLSVDDAAEILRAVKKHFPEVREPKKQDICYATQNRQDAVKVMAPQVDVVVVVGSPTSSNSNRLRELAERLGTPAYMVDAAEDVQAEWLDGRSKVGLTAGASAPDVLVQAVISRLRELGATTVRTLPGVEEHVRFPLPMGLGDKSMAEVTSGRS
- a CDS encoding peptidylprolyl isomerase, with the translated sequence MTLVQPGSFLTLHYRLSGPDGQDLINTFADKLPATLTLGAGELAPAIEARLVGLAEGTHTRVELAPGEAFGERNPELLQRVKRALMRQLGDPDEEYHVGDVVQFPTPDGQGQYAGVVRELGEDWLLFDFNHPLAGQPVSFEVQLIGVL
- the radC gene encoding RadC family protein, which encodes MPLSDLPPELRPRERMLSLGPAALTDCELLAIVLRTGLPGESVLDLAVRVLKHSGGFDGLMRADDAALKRIKGLGPSKRSLLLVIMEAARRSLRKPLEDKPVFESAESVRTYLRLQFDDMQHECFAVMFLDIQNRLIALETLFHGTLSHTIAYPREVVKRAMALNAAAVILVHNHPSGSTKPSPEDVKLTHVMLQSLALVDVKVLDHFIVGAGDAVPLTDLGLL
- a CDS encoding Smr/MutS family protein; this encodes MTDRLRSLQDLQTLHRELKLRQRAEEERREREAALARLRDEEARIFERTVGKVVPLPETNRVILNLGRPEPEPRQRELDEQMAWKQALSDDFDVDSLLETDETLSFRRPEVSAESVRKLRRGHWSLQAQIDLHGLRRDQAREALGTFIHDSARRGLRCVRVVHGKGNGSPGREPVLKARVRRWLVQKQEVLAFVQARASDGGSGALMVLLNS
- a CDS encoding group II truncated hemoglobin — protein: MTDSTETGAAEGTQTGAAPATPFEWVGGEDAVRRLVDRFYDLMDLEPRFAQLRAIHPTTLDGSRDKLFWFLCGWLGGPDHFVERFGHPRLRARHMPYRIGIAERDQWMTAMTQAMAECELDVELQRRLAASFANTADWMRNV
- a CDS encoding MinD/ParA family protein, whose protein sequence is MSNTTAPAASNARGGARTLAVTSGKGGVGKTFVTANLAAALAARGERVLVLDADLGLANLDVVLNLHPKLTLHDVFTEQCTLEQAILPAPGGFHVLLAGSGMVEYSRLTPDVRDKLLHILEVVRPRFDYVLLDTGAGISDVVLFSVSMAHDVLVVATPEPTSLTDAYATIKVLATQQERRLVRLVVNQANRPGEGKLICGQLQQVLQRFVGPTSGQTFKLELLGEVKNDPMVRQAVLKRQLLLEHYPGCDAAQGIRGLASKVLEYSAGYA
- a CDS encoding GGDEF domain-containing protein, with amino-acid sequence MDAPQSLIAAHKLRLDLALQLLQQAGAMLPDAEPYSEPWLQGILDALCDLSSKDALTGLVNRRSFEMALAREVDRVARSGEPALLLMLDIDHFKAVNDQHGHAAGDLVIRAVAQSIAQTVRPMDTVARIGGEEFAIILPNCPTSFGVTVAERIRARVQALAISAGGGQPPLTCTISIGGAFAPQWVRSSTLIWTERADRQLYRAKAEGRNRACLESHVDSLVSAEEKGMLFAVTQQDSE
- a CDS encoding CheR family methyltransferase, with the protein product MRQGQPAPSAAPSPVEAIDHEFSFSKADFERVRQLIYQHAGISLHDGKHAMVYSRLSRRLRDTGHKSFADYLQWLEGVTGPQGDQEWQEFVNCLTTNLTSFFREDHHFLSLTDDLKTLTGKPIRIWCCAASTGEEPYSIAMTCQESLGASSGVQIVSSDIDTNVLNTARKGVYAAESRGLSPQRLKQFFLRGTGANEGRIRVRPELAKMIDFRPLNLMHASWSLGDPFHVVFCRNVMIYFDAPTQRKVLERIHKVMRPGGLLFVGHSENFTDSRDLFRLRGKTIYERVG
- the cheD gene encoding chemoreceptor glutamine deamidase CheD gives rise to the protein MTLPSASSAMQQSAALASAGAARVAQLKTVTRKNGEASFFFYEAHFKNAAVKVLPGEYFVDNDDLLVMTTLGSCIAACLWDRHAQIGGMNHFMLPEGHGDSGRYGSYAMELLINEMMKRGASKSRMEAKIFGGGAVIAGMNTINVGERNTNFVIDFLKLERIPIVSKDVMDVYPRKVCFLPKSGKAMVKRLAPTNTDALVQQDRTAAQQAQPVASTGGSIDLF